DNA sequence from the Streptomyces sp. CA-210063 genome:
CCGGCGGTTGCCCCGCCCTGTGGTCGAGAAGATCGTGGAGGCCGGCTTCGCCCGGCACTTCGTGCCCGCACGCTGGGGCGGTTCCGCGGGGTCGGTCACCGATCTGCTGCACGCCGTCTCGGCTGTCGCCGAGGGCTGCACGTCCGCGGGCTGGTGTGCCTCGGTGATCGCGGGTGCGGGCCGTATGGGCGCCTTCCTGCCGCTCGAGGGACAGCGGGAACTGTGGGCCAAGGGCGCGGACACGGTGGTCGTGGGAGCCCTGATGCCCCGCGGCCGCGCCACGGTGGTCTCCGGCGGTTGGCGAATCAGCGGCGAGTGGAACTACGCCAGCGCCGTCGACTTCTCCGACTGGGCACTCGTGTGCGCGCTGGTGCCCCTTGACGGGCGTGAGGTGCCGTGGTTCTTCGCCCTGCCCCGCGAGGACTACGACGTCGCCGGGACCTGGGCGTCGGCCGGTATGCGGGGCACCGGCAGCAACAGCCTCGTCGCCGATGACGTCTTCGTACCGGCACACCGCGGTTTCGCCCGCCAGGACATGATCACGGGTCGCGGGGTGGGCTCGGACGCTCCGTGCCACACCACTCCCCTGCGTCTGGTGAGCGGCCTGCTCTTCGGCGCTCCCGCGCTCGGTGCGGCCCGGGCGGCACTGCGCGGGTACGCGGAGCACGTGGCCCCCTCCGCGGGGGACGACCCCGCCGTGCGTACCACGCTCGCCCGGGCGGCGATCGATGCCGACGGGGCGGGGCTGCTGATGGAGCGTGCGGCGAAGGTGGTCGACGCCGGACGGGCCGATTCCCTCGACCTCGTCCGCAACCCCGCGTACTGCGCGTACGCCGTGGAGCGCGTCGTCGACCTCGTCGAGCGGCTGGTGCGGGCGGCGGGCAGCTCGGCCCTGTCGGAGGGGAACCCGCTGGAGCGTGTCTGGCGCGATGTCCACAGCCTGGGCAGCCATGTGGCGCTGCGCTTCGCCCCCACGGGCATCGCCCACGGAGCCCGGCTCCTGGAGACCGGCGGATCCGGCGCCCAGTGACCTCAGACCACGTAGCGCAGCCGGCCATCCGGCGCTCTGAAGAAAGGCAGTTCGTATGACCGACCATGTCTCGGCGGACCTCTACGCCCAGGTACAGCAGTTCTACGCCCGTCAGATGGGCCTTCTCGACGACGGCAGGCCCGACGACTGGGCCGACACCTTCGCCGAGGACGCCGTCTTCCAGGAGGCGAGCCGGCTGAACGAACCGCTGCGGGGCAGAGAGGCCATCAGGGAGTCCTCGCGGGCCCGCAAGAAGCGCCTCGACGCCGACAAGATCGATTTCCGGCACTGGCTGGGAATGCTTTCGGTGACCCCGCAGGACGACGGCTCGCTGCGG
Encoded proteins:
- a CDS encoding acyl-CoA dehydrogenase family protein, which encodes MPDWTTSGMDLPSRGLEFAPVAARYAEQADADRRLPRPVVEKIVEAGFARHFVPARWGGSAGSVTDLLHAVSAVAEGCTSAGWCASVIAGAGRMGAFLPLEGQRELWAKGADTVVVGALMPRGRATVVSGGWRISGEWNYASAVDFSDWALVCALVPLDGREVPWFFALPREDYDVAGTWASAGMRGTGSNSLVADDVFVPAHRGFARQDMITGRGVGSDAPCHTTPLRLVSGLLFGAPALGAARAALRGYAEHVAPSAGDDPAVRTTLARAAIDADGAGLLMERAAKVVDAGRADSLDLVRNPAYCAYAVERVVDLVERLVRAAGSSALSEGNPLERVWRDVHSLGSHVALRFAPTGIAHGARLLETGGSGAQ
- a CDS encoding nuclear transport factor 2 family protein; the encoded protein is MTDHVSADLYAQVQQFYARQMGLLDDGRPDDWADTFAEDAVFQEASRLNEPLRGREAIRESSRARKKRLDADKIDFRHWLGMLSVTPQDDGSLRTRAYALAMRVPRGGDLDIFASVVCHDHLVLVDGTWQVRHRDLHHDGSGRD